CTGTGTAGATTTGTTTTTAGGATGGCCCAAAGCCTAACCTGTGACCAAGGCAAACAGCAAGACGATGCCAAAGAAACTAATGAGTGAAGTGGTCTGCAGATATGGATTGCCAGAGGCCATAAAAAGTAATAGGGACACCCATTTTACTGGTGAATTTATGAAGGAGACCACAGCAACCCTAGGGATAGAATAAGCCTTCCACGTGCCCTACACTTCCAAAGTAGTGGCAGGATAGAATGCATAAATGGCACTCTCAAATTTAAAATTCAAAGGTATGTGGAGGAAAATCAGCTGCCGCGGGTGGAGTGTTTACCTATTGTTTTGTATTCTGTCAGGAGGGAGACAAAATCTGTCCCCATATGATATACTCTTTGGGAGTGTTTCCAAGATAGGGTTGTACTTTCCCCAACAGCTGCAAGCCACTCATGGCTCATTGTCTCAGTATGTCCAAGAACTGCATAAGCATCTGAATGAAACTCATAACCAAGTTCTTTCTTCTATCCCAGATCCTAAATGTATGTCGGGAACTCATGATTTAAAAGCTGGAGACTGGGTGGCGGTAAAGAGACCCGTCAGGAAGTCCTTAGAGTAGAGATATAGCAAGCCGGCCCAAGTGCAGCTCACTACAGCCACCTCTGTAAAGCTCCAAGGCAAAGACACTTGGATCCATGCCAGTCATTCCAAAAGTATCCTGAACTTTGAAGACCAGCAGGATGCACCCATTGAAAGTGTACCTGCTGGGACTGATGATGCTGCCAGCATGGACTCAATCTCTAAATAATGTGTTATGTAATGTCTGGGAAAATAAGGTTGTCAACCATCATCCAGTCCTAGGAAATGTATACATTTGGGTGGGCTAGATTTCAGGAATACTGCAGGTTGTATTTTAGGTCTTACTTTGTAGCTTGTTGATATAGACATATTTGTAAAAATTTTGggttgacttaggcctcttgcacacgaccgtatggtttattttttttttaagtattttgcggtccgcaaaaaaatgatcagcaaaaaatacggatgacgtccgtgtgcgttatgttttttctatcagccagcccctgatagaacagtactatccttgtccgttaaataataagacatgttctatctttgaacgaaacggaaatactgaaatggaaggcatacggagaaccttccattttttttttttttttgaggactccTAAACTATGCAAAAAGCCTAAGTATGTTGTACAATACAATCCAGGTACGCAGAACGAGAGGCTGATGAATGGTACTACTACTCATTCCAGGTATGATGCTGTTTACATACAGAAGACAGCTCAATGAATGGGTGAAGAGATGGGATAGTCCCCCTACTACCACTAGGGTAGTGAGGTACAGTAGTTGGCTGTTGATGTATGTAAATGAGAAAAAGGGGGAAAATAGTAGAGAGGAGTTCTGCATTTGCCATACATCTTACAAATCTTCCTTCGTCTCTCTAATTGTACGGTCATTTAGAGTCCATAAGCTGTGGGATGGCTCAAATTGGACAAGACCAGTTCATACTGATATAGTATTGGGGGGCCAGGAGATCTTCAATATGGACATCTAagtacaatgggggagatttatcaaactggtgtaaagtagaacttgttcagttgcccatggcaaccaataagattccacctttcattttccaaaggagctatgaaaaataaaaggtggaatctgattggttgctatgggcaactgaaccagttctactttacaccagtttgataaatctccccaaatgTTTCCTGTACCCTATATAATATGCGTCATGTTTAGTcttcacagtaaggcctcatgcacatgacagtgttttttcactgtcagtgatttggctttagtggtccgtgtccgattttgcttcagttgtgtttccttgtgtctgacaggggaaaaaaaaggaaggttaatgaaaatgtgtaattttattgcaccaaggtcttgtagaaaaaaacggacgcggacacggatgacataccagttgtgcatccgtttttttttgacggacccattgacttaaatgggtctgtcctccattttccactgacaagaataggacaggttatatttttttgacggactgtaatcacggatcacggacgcggagaaaaaacgaaggactatcatttttttttcacagctccatagaaatgaatgggacctccgctaaactgtgaaaaattacggaacggacgcggatgcacacaacggtcgtgtgcatgaggccttaatgtgaagTTTTGCTTTAAACTGATTTGATGAATGTAATCCTGCCTAATTATGTCTGCTGATAAATGATATAACAATTCTCTGTAGGGCACTGTTCCCCAGAGAAAAATACTTGGAAATATTGTATCTATGTCTGATGCATCGTAAAGGAATGTCATGGAGGCCCTTTTGAAGTCTCTCCCAAGTTCCAGAGAAGAGGGTCTccttagggcctcatgcacacggccgttgtttgggtccgcatccgagccgccgttttggcggctcggatgcggacccattcacttcaatggggccgcaaaagctgtccgcatccgttgctccgttccgcagccccgcaaaaaaaatataacatgtcctattcttgtccgcaaaacggacaagaataggcagttatatcaatggctgcccgttccgttccgcaaattgcggaaggcacaagagcggcttccgttttttgcggatccgcagtttgtggaccgcaaaaaacagcacggtcatgtgcatgtagcctaacagtgCTGACAAAAAGGAcacgtttccctgtaactggaACAAAACACTGCCACAACAGAAGATACTGCCCAGGGAGTCCGTCAGACATATGGCCCAGGAGAGGCCTTAGTTAGTAACATGAAAATATCACAACCCGAGGTCATTACAAGTAGTGGGATCATTGTACAGATCTAATGACATATCTAGATTTTTATTCAGTTTCATGTACTTTTACTGTAACTTATGGGAACAAGGTCAGATCCTCACGGCTTTCTTtagacagatccatctgtatgtAGATCTGCAGTCCTCCTGAAGATAATCAGATCTAGTCATTGATACACAGCCTCCTGATTGTGTCTTTATCTGGATCCTGAGCAACAAGAGAATATAACAAGGAGAAATGAGGAGAAATCAGTAATTATAAGAGAAGTCCAGACCCCGGTGATTATCTATATTCCCAGTAATGACCAGTGTGTGCTAGTGTCAGGAGGTCACTTACAAGCTGCTGTTATAATGTTCTCCATCCACCCATCTCCAGCCGTCTCCATCATGGTGAAGTCCTATCCAGTATATTTCCTCTCTCCAATCCCTCAGATTTATCTGTATAAACTCCTGTAATAAATGAGGAACAATCCTGACATGACAGATATAACTAGATGTGATGACACAGCGGACTGCGGCCGGTCTTCTCCTCCTATAATCTCCTTATACATGGACATAGACGCCATACCTTCTGTTCCTGGTCCTTTATGACCAGTAGATCAGCTCCCATCTTCTCACACTGATCCCGGCTCTGGTTCCATGTTCTGTATGTTACATCTGAGTAGTAATAACAGTCGTCTCCATGTAGAATCCAACTATTAGGACACAGAAGACAACCTGGAAGAGTTTGAAGCTTCTTTATATATCCAGTAATAGTAGGAGTGCCATTTAAATTCATAAGACGTGTGTAAGGAATAATGTGCAGCGCTGAGGTTTTACTCCAAGGTGTTCGGTATTCACCAAGCAGCATATGTACAGACTGACTAAGGAATCATtgcaaggtctcatgcacacaaccgtgttttCGGACTGCGTCCCTTGGCGTAGCTATAGGCAGGGCCGGCATTGGGGGGTGGACCATCGactaaggggccccctgcttcgGTGCTGCTGTTTAGCTGAACGTCCATAGAAGGGAGCCGCACTTTAAAATGCAGTGTAAGGTCCCCATCCTGAACATTTAAGACAAATCATTACCACAGTGCGGCTCTGCATACTGACAGCTCCGGGCACCAGCAGCACTCTTCTACTGGAGCTGTAAGACCTGCCATAACGTCAAgagcaggaggcggagctcagtaGAGGAGAGgtgatgaaggacctgtgatgacatcactgtcatATGATCtgaacaggaggcggagctcagcagtgtggtaaagtaatgaagaagacgAGAGATGACAGCATGGGAAGAAATAAAGAAAGATAGCTTCAATATAAGAgccagggaaatgctgggagtcCTCTCCACTATTACCTCCTTGCTATTACATCCTTggtatgtaatatcagagtacattacaagaggaggtataagaggagaggactataactctcagcatgtccaggtcATTATTATGTAATAGAGTACACTgcaacagcctggacatgctgggaattgtagtcctGTTCTCTTAAACTCCCCCTTGTAATGTgatctgatattacataataatggcctACAAATGCTGGGAGTTATGGTCCTCTTCTGTTATACCTCTTGCTGTAATGTCCTCTAAATAAGGGCCCGGACGATAGGCGAGGGTAGTCATCTGCCTAGGGCGCAACCTTGCTACCCATAAAGATGGGAGCACTCACAGCCGCATGTGCGGCCATTCAACTAAACAAGCCTTGGGCCGCTAGGCCTGAAGTATGTGAGGCAATAGAACAGAGCAAGAAGCCGCACAGACATCAATGCAACCTCCTGTGCTGGGTTTCGAGTGATCAGGTCATCACATGAGACATGGtgcaggagtggtgatgtcattgggaccgcatgcatcatgcagtttattcgttgttttcattaaattaaattaaattaaatgctcaaaaaatgttttgtctcactcccatttcttcttgttgcatgttgaagctctacttggaaccttgttaagatccagccatgctaaatatgattttttttgccatttttcaagtggtcttaaactttttatcaggactgtaacaacatgggagttgtagttccctcCTCTTATAtatcctcctcctgtaatgttctCTAATATCACAAAATACCAACCTGGACATccggggagttgtagttccatgtTTGGGGAGGGATGGTCTCAGTCTGATCCATGTCAATACAGTCAAATAATTTCTTTGCGCTATACATGTACTCAGGAAAGCTAGGTAATTTacaatatggctgccattatgGCTACTACAGCTGCTATTTTCAGGTACATTTTTATCGGACCTGCCAATGGGACCCCAACAGTTAGCGAGGGGGCCCCAACACTGTGTCCATATGAATCCATGTGCTTTTATGATCCAACCACCTTGTTCTATGGCAGTGCTGGGATTCTATAAAGGCGTATTCAGGTTACATTATGTTATCCCctatcaggctcggactggcccaccggggagccggGAAAATCCTCGGTGGGCCCCCGAACCAGAAAGCAGTGGCGTAGCGGCAGGCCACAGAGAGATGagaacttccattgtggaagcgctcatctccatagtcatctctgtatcgccttcctcaggacagcgatacagatggatgctgcggcggggcaggggagagagaggcatctcccttccccgttcctctgataggctgcaagccTAGTGCCATTaaaggccggctcaggcggcacgatgacatcattgcgtagcctgagccttacagcgcgagacacaggctggaagaggcctgcatcgcatcgctgccagcctgttggacgtaagtatatgtgtttaatttttttttatatggcacaATAGAGTAGCGGAGCTCTGTGGGGgcaatttttactggcacatgattgggggggcatctctggggggcacttcttactggcacatgattggggggcactttttactggcactgtggcacatgattaggggcgcatctatggggggcatttcttactggcacattattgggggcacttactggcacattattgggggcacttgttactggcacattattggggggcactatggggcactttttactggcacattatttggtggcactatgggggcatctatggggcatttcttactggcacattatttgggggcactatgggggcatctactgagggcacacaaaaggggtattttatatggggggcattataggggaagggggagaggaacactatgggggcttctactgaggccacaaagaaggggcattttatatggggggctctgtataggggcattttatactggaaacattatggtgggtactatggggacatcagctcaactgggggccattaaaagggggtattttttgcactggcacacattataagggggcatttgtgtactgtcacattataagaatTATTACTACGGGGGGGGCATTTTGGTGcgctttattactactgtgggtctatggggaacatgattactgggcactatgggagcattattatttctggggcacagtggggacatgttgggggaacactattactaccatgtgtactctagcagagaattattcctattggtgggacttttgggagcactattactgtgggggcaccctggcacagtatcagcttaccacaattatttttgggggacggtaggtttacactattagtgtcaggggcactatttgctggactcagttattttagggcactgtgtaccaataattattgaaggggcattATCTGTGTGGCACTAGTATTAtcggggtttatctgtttctgcagtataatatcgGGGAGCAcaggagcacagtattggggatggtaggatgatttgtccaaaagatgggaggatgatggaaaagtagtaaactaagatttttttgtcaaactgcagag
The sequence above is a segment of the Bufo gargarizans isolate SCDJY-AF-19 chromosome 6, ASM1485885v1, whole genome shotgun sequence genome. Coding sequences within it:
- the LOC122942260 gene encoding killer cell lectin-like receptor subfamily B member 1B allele B, which produces MQMETEAHKASRKTLLYLTEIREVQEKVLTRCRYRILKILIAVLIIIIIALLCGFVVFFYNQNTKENEFNRTTVDTNITRLRQELCVSNTDSASGCLLCPNSWILHGDDCYYYSDVTYRTWNQSRDQCEKMGADLLVIKDQEQKEFIQINLRDWREEIYWIGLHHDGDGWRWVDGEHYNSSLIQIKTQSGGCVSMTRSDYLQEDCRSTYRWICLKKAVRI